From a single Alkalihalophilus pseudofirmus genomic region:
- a CDS encoding sporulation delaying protein family toxin: protein MKLINKKDFFMKKSFIMITSFLLIISTFGFSGSSSNAEQLSKNFSGEELFRGITIGQGEVGQFFVNDWTTEEYKINNSEEQIKFVDEVLKVMHEMDSNYFNDLKEAVEAGDYVKTKDLLNLGGDLFSNAASYDIKIQEVEPNAALFAGVYAVAGVTTAVAASHAVWLTFYIWQYGAGPGISSDGSELSTDMAVYKLIKEVNE, encoded by the coding sequence ATGAAGTTAATTAATAAGAAGGACTTCTTTATGAAGAAAAGTTTCATAATGATTACTAGTTTTCTACTAATCATCAGCACCTTTGGTTTTTCCGGGTCAAGTTCAAACGCAGAGCAATTATCAAAGAATTTTAGTGGGGAAGAATTATTTAGAGGAATTACAATTGGTCAAGGAGAAGTGGGGCAATTTTTTGTAAATGATTGGACCACCGAAGAATATAAAATTAATAACAGTGAGGAACAAATAAAGTTTGTTGATGAAGTTTTAAAAGTTATGCACGAAATGGATAGTAATTATTTTAATGACCTTAAAGAAGCTGTGGAAGCCGGAGATTATGTAAAAACAAAAGATCTATTAAATTTAGGAGGAGATTTATTCTCCAATGCTGCATCATATGATATTAAAATTCAAGAAGTAGAGCCGAATGCTGCCCTTTTTGCTGGCGTATATGCGGTTGCCGGAGTAACAACTGCAGTGGCAGCTTCACATGCAGTATGGCTTACATTTTATATTTGGCAATACGGCGCAGGACCAGGTATTAGTAGTGATGGATCGGAACTTTCTACTGATATGGCTGTATATAAGTTAATCAAAGAAGTAAATGAGTAA
- a CDS encoding MFS transporter: MKKRMNKEVIILAALNLLFCFGVYVSLPVLALYFNIQLDIPIAQVGILLGIPPLITALFGSLGAAAANKFGEVKSLLIGITLIITPYIFYLFTESYFVLIALSVISGIGGICWKPVIRALFAHHSKELRNQNVVFRINYIVICLGAIAGPGLGLLLRDSQMQLNLYISIFTFLCIIIIILLVNSIIKPTNLQLEVKKKPSLQNFKEVDPRLFMYVTAGALVFIVFSQFEGVFPLAFTEISENPAELFALLLIINSIAGIVFQFLVMYIEDRFIKLGNLTSILIGNFAFGAAFVIFALSEGQLLFLIIATLVFALGEVYAVPGSDIMINNIAPDHKKSLYFGIAEFRTIGFSIGPIMGAALIDMWGATILYWVCISIIVLTSLIYIVPSLPLYSRAKNHTNEVI; encoded by the coding sequence ATGAAAAAGCGAATGAATAAAGAAGTCATTATCTTAGCTGCCTTAAACCTTCTTTTTTGTTTTGGGGTGTATGTGTCTTTACCTGTCCTTGCCTTGTATTTTAATATTCAATTGGATATCCCCATTGCACAAGTTGGAATTCTTCTTGGAATCCCTCCCCTAATTACAGCGCTCTTTGGCTCTTTAGGGGCAGCAGCAGCAAATAAATTCGGGGAAGTTAAGAGTTTACTTATAGGCATAACTCTCATTATTACCCCCTATATATTTTATCTATTCACTGAAAGTTACTTTGTATTAATTGCTCTAAGTGTGATCTCAGGCATTGGAGGGATCTGTTGGAAACCCGTCATTAGAGCCTTATTTGCCCACCATTCAAAAGAATTAAGAAATCAAAATGTGGTTTTTAGAATTAATTATATCGTAATATGTTTAGGGGCAATTGCAGGTCCTGGATTGGGACTGCTTTTAAGGGATTCTCAAATGCAATTAAATTTGTATATTTCTATTTTCACTTTCCTGTGTATCATAATTATTATCTTGTTAGTTAATTCAATAATCAAACCAACAAACTTACAATTAGAAGTAAAGAAAAAGCCATCTCTGCAAAATTTCAAAGAGGTGGACCCAAGATTGTTTATGTACGTAACCGCGGGTGCTTTAGTTTTTATAGTCTTTTCTCAATTTGAAGGTGTATTTCCACTGGCATTTACTGAAATTAGTGAGAATCCTGCAGAACTTTTTGCTTTGCTATTGATAATTAACTCGATTGCAGGTATTGTATTTCAGTTTTTGGTTATGTATATTGAAGATCGCTTTATAAAATTAGGTAATTTAACTTCTATTTTAATAGGAAATTTTGCGTTTGGAGCAGCTTTTGTAATATTTGCACTTTCAGAAGGGCAACTCCTCTTTTTAATCATTGCTACCTTAGTATTTGCTTTAGGTGAAGTCTATGCGGTTCCTGGGAGTGATATTATGATCAATAATATTGCACCTGACCATAAAAAAAGTCTATACTTTGGAATTGCTGAATTTAGAACGATTGGTTTTTCGATTGGACCCATCATGGGAGCAGCATTGATTGATATGTGGGGAGCAACTATTTTATATTGGGTGTGTATCAGTATTATAGTACTGACGAGCCTGATTTATATAGTCCCTAGCTTGCCATTATATAGTCGAGCTAAAAATCATACTAATGAAGTAATATAA
- a CDS encoding nuclease-related domain-containing protein — protein sequence MFRFFSLLKRSKDPIQTKEKHSKKEAPASKPKRNNEQISKRKGELGEYKIDIQLDQLPKDCRFLSDLLVENPKAKSGYSQVDHVVITPYGMIVIETKNYQGTIYGGKGRKTWLVNGKFKMMNPFIQNYGHIQALKTTIDKKYHEHFVSMVSFTKRCTFKVDLEYRKIASHELIVYDIELSEFIHRKVSVLKLEHREPLLSESDIGTIYDAFSNANITDPKLRQHHEQSLKDQKIEKDLGKQSQCVTCKKVVSEKVKSFCLNNKKFEGKVYCYEHQKIFK from the coding sequence ATGTTTAGATTTTTTAGTTTGTTAAAGAGGAGTAAAGATCCAATACAAACCAAAGAAAAGCATTCAAAAAAGGAAGCGCCAGCTTCTAAACCAAAGAGAAATAATGAACAAATATCAAAAAGAAAAGGAGAATTAGGAGAGTACAAGATTGATATTCAACTGGATCAGTTGCCAAAGGATTGTCGGTTTCTTAGTGATCTACTTGTCGAAAATCCCAAAGCAAAATCAGGGTACTCCCAGGTGGACCATGTAGTTATCACACCCTACGGAATGATCGTCATTGAAACCAAAAACTATCAAGGAACGATCTACGGTGGCAAAGGGAGAAAAACATGGTTAGTTAACGGGAAGTTTAAAATGATGAACCCTTTTATACAGAATTACGGACATATCCAAGCGCTTAAAACTACCATTGACAAAAAGTATCATGAACATTTTGTATCTATGGTGTCTTTTACAAAGCGATGCACGTTTAAGGTTGATTTGGAGTATCGTAAAATAGCATCTCATGAGCTCATTGTGTATGATATTGAATTGTCTGAATTTATACATAGAAAAGTATCAGTCTTGAAGTTGGAACATAGAGAACCATTACTTAGTGAATCGGATATTGGAACGATTTATGATGCATTTTCCAATGCGAATATTACCGATCCTAAGCTTAGGCAACATCATGAGCAATCATTAAAAGACCAGAAAATAGAAAAGGATTTAGGAAAACAGTCTCAATGTGTGACTTGTAAAAAAGTTGTTTCTGAGAAAGTAAAGTCCTTTTGTTTAAACAATAAAAAGTTTGAAGGTAAAGTCTATTGCTATGAACACCAAAAAATATTCAAGTAA
- a CDS encoding methyl-accepting chemotaxis protein: MRQRKLQLNSISTKLMLLITAIIIATGGVIGSTSYYVAKNQLLEAGETTLKNIVNGAYIALESINDRVENGELTLEEGKELARLLLNGPLNENDEYDYQQSRFTYKENGYILAYDDELMLQIHPSKIGGAPADELNRNNRERIVEGSKSNNEADRYVVYNDQQADGSFKDKTAYAEYFEPWGWTVGIAVFQDEFYEELNMLQYIILSATIVIIIISSLVFYLVTRNKIKMLKEVTEVSTQIANGHIHVTKLAESNDEIGQLATAFNKMSQQLRVLVENVKNTSEYLLDSANSLSAVSEETSASSEEIGVAMTEIATGTQDQALDLESINQKVEELTCSIESMEQQSKKMKVITEQTEEISKEGIEIVKQLQKSNASSLAASQEIHEEITNLNNKTTQITKVMETIETIAEATNLLALNASIEAARAGEYGKGFSVVADEIRKLAEQSKRAAHEVQGVVLAIVSESTKTVKTVEGTVKTAEGLNEDVLQTESKFNQMTRSVQQIAESLHAVNTEMLAITSFNQQMSAGIENASSVSEQTAATVEEITSSIDEQINAIANVAKSAEQLTELNQELSELVKRYTLK, translated from the coding sequence ATGAGACAGAGAAAGTTGCAATTAAATAGTATATCGACTAAATTAATGCTTCTTATTACAGCAATTATTATTGCAACTGGTGGAGTTATTGGCTCGACCAGTTATTATGTTGCTAAAAATCAGCTATTAGAAGCGGGGGAGACTACTCTCAAAAATATTGTTAACGGTGCTTATATCGCCTTAGAATCAATCAATGACAGAGTCGAAAATGGTGAACTAACACTTGAAGAAGGAAAAGAATTAGCACGGCTGTTACTAAACGGACCATTAAATGAAAATGATGAATATGATTATCAACAATCTAGATTCACTTATAAAGAAAATGGATATATTCTTGCGTATGATGATGAATTAATGTTGCAAATTCACCCTTCAAAAATAGGAGGGGCTCCGGCCGATGAGCTCAATAGAAATAATCGAGAGCGGATTGTAGAAGGAAGTAAATCAAATAATGAAGCAGACCGCTATGTAGTATATAATGACCAGCAAGCGGATGGGTCCTTTAAAGATAAAACAGCTTATGCCGAATATTTTGAGCCTTGGGGTTGGACGGTTGGAATTGCTGTCTTTCAAGATGAATTTTATGAGGAATTAAACATGCTTCAATACATCATTCTGTCTGCGACGATTGTGATAATTATTATTAGTTCTCTTGTATTTTACTTAGTGACTCGAAATAAGATAAAAATGTTAAAAGAAGTGACTGAAGTTTCAACACAAATTGCAAATGGACACATTCATGTAACTAAGCTAGCGGAATCAAACGATGAAATTGGCCAACTAGCTACTGCTTTTAATAAGATGTCTCAGCAGTTACGTGTCCTAGTTGAAAATGTTAAGAACACAAGTGAATACTTACTTGATTCAGCAAATAGCTTATCAGCTGTTTCAGAAGAAACTTCTGCTAGCAGTGAGGAAATTGGGGTTGCAATGACGGAAATTGCAACAGGCACCCAAGATCAAGCTCTTGATTTGGAATCAATAAATCAAAAGGTAGAAGAGCTTACATGTTCTATTGAATCTATGGAACAGCAAAGCAAAAAGATGAAGGTTATAACGGAGCAAACCGAAGAAATATCAAAGGAAGGGATTGAAATTGTTAAGCAGTTACAGAAGTCAAATGCTAGTTCGTTAGCAGCCTCACAAGAAATACATGAAGAAATTACGAACCTTAATAATAAAACAACACAAATTACAAAAGTAATGGAAACAATTGAAACGATTGCTGAAGCGACAAACTTATTAGCCCTTAATGCTAGTATTGAAGCCGCTAGAGCAGGTGAATACGGTAAAGGTTTTTCAGTTGTAGCAGATGAGATTAGGAAATTAGCTGAACAATCAAAGCGTGCTGCCCACGAGGTGCAAGGTGTAGTCCTAGCTATTGTTTCTGAATCTACCAAAACAGTTAAGACAGTCGAGGGAACAGTGAAAACCGCTGAAGGCTTAAATGAGGACGTACTTCAAACTGAGAGTAAATTTAATCAGATGACCCGTTCCGTACAACAAATTGCAGAGTCATTACACGCTGTAAACACAGAAATGCTAGCTATCACTTCATTTAATCAACAGATGAGCGCAGGAATCGAAAATGCCTCAAGTGTATCAGAACAGACTGCTGCAACCGTGGAAGAAATTACTTCATCTATAGATGAACAAATTAATGCCATTGCAAATGTAGCGAAATCAGCAGAACAACTAACGGAATTGAACCAAGAATTAAGCGAATTAGTGAAGAGATATACACTGAAATAA
- a CDS encoding SdpA family antimicrobial peptide system protein gives MSKYSFVFIIYISSVVFLLFLSIIVAIPKTPISVAPNLSAIIGQVIPQGWGFFSRDPREPMLYAYSVDDNEKLVWPNSSPDNYFGLKRYGRAQGIELGSISSQVSIDNYIPCENLSGKCKDLTEFIPTINEQKNPSICGRWVITNIEPVPWAWGSDYKNINMNAEAVGVEVDCSRN, from the coding sequence TTGAGTAAATATAGTTTTGTTTTCATTATTTATATAAGTAGTGTCGTTTTCCTTTTATTTCTTTCAATCATTGTAGCCATTCCTAAAACTCCTATCAGTGTAGCTCCCAACCTGTCAGCAATTATTGGCCAGGTTATACCACAAGGGTGGGGATTTTTTAGCAGAGATCCCCGAGAGCCTATGCTATATGCCTATAGTGTAGATGATAATGAAAAATTAGTTTGGCCAAATAGTTCACCAGATAATTATTTTGGATTAAAAAGGTATGGAAGAGCTCAAGGCATTGAACTTGGAAGTATAAGCTCGCAAGTTTCTATTGATAATTACATACCTTGTGAGAATCTATCAGGAAAGTGTAAAGATTTAACTGAGTTTATTCCTACAATTAATGAACAAAAAAATCCATCTATTTGTGGGAGATGGGTCATCACAAATATAGAACCAGTACCTTGGGCGTGGGGTTCAGATTATAAAAATATTAATATGAATGCAGAAGCTGTGGGGGTTGAAGTCGATTGTTCAAGAAATTAG
- a CDS encoding coproporphyrinogen-III oxidase family protein gives MKLIDDGFMTFDYRLPIYNWFFPINYNEISESTREKIGVNNFNIFNYAGSDPKFRALYFHIPFCEAICTFCPFSREITTDSQMYEDYTNALIREIEIKSQYSNVSSYPISSIFFGGGTPSILKPEQIKRIGEAIHKHFDLSQIKEFNYECHLTTVTEDRLKVLKEIGVTHARMGVQTFHPEYRKFFNLVEDTNIIYEKVGLLKEYFDYVSVDMLYGMHGQTIDDFIRDLHHVVSLGTPTIDVYPINNVVTQVKLSKELREKNMEATTGFSKSQFNVLLRNYMKENGYHPHNGHGYVKVGKDILKENPVVNDTYRFQYHEAHYGYKGHEIIGFGSGAYSVMDGYIIGNTNVTKKYVKGLLEDDHIDMKLNEFDESICESKGISFHLPYHGEAEKAKINFDKVRPEVLTRLQEVIDKGLVEEDETHYRLTELGWNWYGNLLYYLSPNSEQEALDNYIDRGSKQKNRFMEDSNINLNYELQQEEEEEEEEELELV, from the coding sequence ATGAAACTTATTGATGATGGTTTTATGACATTTGATTATAGATTACCTATATACAATTGGTTTTTCCCAATTAATTATAATGAAATAAGTGAAAGTACTCGTGAAAAAATAGGTGTGAATAACTTTAATATCTTTAACTACGCGGGCAGCGACCCAAAATTTAGAGCGCTATATTTCCATATCCCTTTCTGTGAAGCAATCTGTACTTTCTGTCCTTTTTCAAGAGAAATCACTACGGATTCCCAGATGTATGAGGACTATACTAATGCTTTAATTCGAGAGATCGAGATTAAGAGTCAATATTCTAATGTTAGTTCGTATCCAATCAGTTCTATTTTCTTTGGCGGGGGTACTCCTTCTATATTAAAACCAGAGCAAATCAAAAGAATTGGTGAGGCTATACATAAGCATTTTGATTTGTCTCAAATTAAGGAGTTCAATTATGAGTGTCATTTAACTACAGTGACTGAAGACCGCTTGAAAGTCCTTAAAGAAATTGGGGTTACACATGCAAGAATGGGCGTACAAACTTTCCATCCTGAATATAGAAAGTTCTTCAACTTAGTTGAAGATACGAATATCATTTACGAAAAAGTAGGCCTTCTAAAAGAATATTTTGATTATGTTTCTGTTGATATGCTTTATGGTATGCATGGCCAGACAATTGATGACTTTATCAGGGATCTGCACCATGTAGTAAGTTTAGGTACTCCTACTATTGATGTGTATCCTATCAATAATGTAGTGACTCAAGTAAAACTCAGCAAAGAATTAAGAGAGAAAAATATGGAAGCTACTACAGGCTTCTCAAAGTCTCAGTTCAATGTATTGCTTAGAAATTATATGAAAGAAAATGGATATCATCCTCATAATGGCCATGGTTATGTAAAGGTAGGAAAAGATATCTTAAAAGAAAACCCAGTTGTTAACGACACTTATCGATTCCAGTATCATGAAGCCCATTATGGTTATAAAGGTCATGAAATTATTGGATTTGGCAGTGGTGCCTATTCCGTTATGGATGGTTATATTATCGGAAACACAAACGTAACTAAAAAGTACGTGAAGGGCCTATTAGAGGATGATCACATAGATATGAAGCTGAATGAATTTGATGAATCTATTTGCGAAAGTAAAGGGATTTCATTCCATCTTCCTTATCATGGTGAAGCTGAGAAAGCTAAAATAAACTTTGATAAAGTCCGTCCAGAAGTGTTAACTCGTCTGCAAGAAGTCATAGATAAAGGTTTAGTAGAAGAAGATGAGACTCATTACAGACTCACTGAGCTAGGTTGGAATTGGTATGGAAACTTACTTTATTATTTATCTCCAAATTCCGAACAAGAAGCGTTAGATAATTATATTGATAGGGGTTCTAAACAGAAAAATAGGTTTATGGAAGATTCAAATATAAACTTAAATTATGAACTGCAGCAAGAGGAAGAGGAAGAGGAAGAGGAAGAGTTGGAATTAGTTTAG
- a CDS encoding sporulation-delaying protein SdpB family protein, with protein sequence MFKKLDRWVAHWASSQNPFTNVYGLARSLLALATLITLLFNHSSVFFRPSAGSSEFPNCSNSLFSIFCLVPNDYFYLEIVRWISIVVLIIVISGWRPRYTGIIHWWITFSFWQSAATVDGGDQVAAVFTLLLIPITLCDPRKNHWIKWNYRSDEFLTRKIVSLITIMIIKIQAVIIYFHSTVAKLASEEWINGTAVWYYVQFPMLGTPLFLEGPIMWLLSTPFVVIPTWGTLIMQTVLVAALFSAKKYRAFILLLAVLMHEVFALFLGLISFSIAMLGVLIFLLRPLDYEFKFLFLKKVLHSLNYTFQKFKGGKYNEVN encoded by the coding sequence TTGTTCAAGAAATTAGATAGATGGGTAGCTCATTGGGCAAGTTCGCAAAACCCTTTCACAAATGTATATGGTTTAGCAAGGTCTTTATTAGCGTTAGCTACTTTAATTACTCTCTTATTTAATCATTCAAGTGTTTTTTTTAGACCTTCAGCAGGCTCATCTGAGTTTCCAAATTGTTCTAACAGTCTCTTTAGCATTTTTTGTCTAGTACCAAATGATTACTTCTACTTAGAAATTGTGAGATGGATCTCGATAGTAGTTTTAATTATCGTTATTTCTGGATGGAGACCTCGATATACAGGAATTATACATTGGTGGATAACGTTTAGTTTTTGGCAATCAGCTGCGACAGTAGATGGCGGAGATCAGGTAGCTGCTGTTTTCACTTTATTGTTAATTCCAATCACTTTATGTGATCCCCGTAAAAATCACTGGATAAAGTGGAATTACAGGAGTGATGAATTTCTAACAAGAAAAATTGTTTCATTAATTACTATAATGATAATAAAGATTCAGGCTGTTATCATTTATTTTCATTCCACTGTAGCGAAGTTAGCCTCAGAAGAATGGATTAATGGAACTGCCGTCTGGTATTATGTGCAATTTCCAATGCTAGGAACACCACTTTTCTTAGAAGGACCAATAATGTGGCTTCTATCAACACCATTTGTAGTAATCCCTACTTGGGGAACTCTTATTATGCAAACTGTACTCGTAGCCGCACTTTTTTCAGCTAAAAAGTATAGGGCATTTATATTGTTACTAGCAGTCTTAATGCACGAAGTCTTCGCCTTGTTTTTAGGGTTGATTTCCTTTTCTATTGCGATGTTAGGAGTATTAATATTTTTATTAAGACCTCTCGATTATGAGTTTAAATTTCTGTTCTTAAAAAAAGTATTACATTCTCTTAATTATACATTCCAAAAATTTAAAGGAGGTAAGTACAATGAAGTTAATTAA
- a CDS encoding PH domain-containing protein: MSIPSKKDFIIGSLIWAVLLIFIWILYRSLFVDFSLLGIIGMVICISLFCAKWFNTRYIITHSTLKIISGLSNNLIDIEDINSISHTKNILIAPALSIERIEIKYKQYETVYISPKHTESFIQELVKVNPSIKVDIH, from the coding sequence ATGAGCATACCATCTAAAAAAGATTTTATTATCGGCAGTTTAATTTGGGCTGTACTCCTTATCTTTATTTGGATTCTTTATCGTTCTCTATTTGTTGATTTTAGTCTATTAGGGATTATAGGAATGGTTATTTGCATAAGCTTATTTTGTGCTAAATGGTTTAACACACGCTATATAATTACCCATAGTACATTGAAAATAATCTCAGGCCTTTCAAACAATTTAATAGATATTGAAGATATTAACTCGATTTCTCATACCAAAAATATCTTAATAGCCCCAGCTCTATCAATCGAACGAATTGAAATTAAATATAAACAATATGAAACAGTATATATTTCACCAAAACACACTGAAAGTTTTATTCAAGAATTGGTAAAGGTAAATCCCTCTATTAAAGTAGATATACATTAA